In Akkermansia muciniphila, one DNA window encodes the following:
- a CDS encoding alpha-2-macroglobulin family protein, translating to MNRFFSALFLAAGLLASGMPSPADASTPPQQHAPAEVKSSPVSPQQRKQAVENIEKLLGKRLFKKAAEQALKQLHEYDDQYSGTDLLLYCQALTRLNVLDDSINLNSILQEQMKRHGSNPHFLMDAALLYQNACHTFKLVDGAYIRGAGPWDGEYSGEARDRVEALRCLVKAMRLAEKDNNMKLLGQLRFITAQALLVKGSRYSSPSPFQAYAALGNLTSLEELPGYVAREEASPFRNVATVPVEVNAKTGKPEVVFYHASSSWETAKNDGERMRWLLDAAIQANPELANQVNYFTASWCRRLFSYANTAPDQEFVYGPGNAGMVAGVNPAELKTNQTVVKTDRTGNGKFLLATLPPDYDFIRIASAVRITPEPDDYVNAAHLAADEFLARNQRPAAAQLLGKALQNWNAQSWDKKDRKEFLNVAGNLKKRIASITEPNGTFDTDKRTLLAGEPVTVSFSYRNASRACVAVRPVDMKRWQEERMDKIQTSKTLEKAYRNGYSNLGNLLSNLLHDSSCARYLGEEIKGEEIALTPGDRHLNHIAHIPVPTRKPGWYLLTVTLENGYRFHRFLTLSDMVLVRRSVPEGNLWFLADAGTGMPVEGGSLRFLRYRQDKTLQKRQVKGITDKDGTMVETIPPRDSSASSYNMFLGIASKGESYVLAGISDYGWESGNYLMDTANKASDSYSCFFLESQPVYRPGQTARFKGVLFRPDIANPGTKDCAGKKLTLTIASPTGDESIFPPKTVTTDSTGSFELELLIPAEAPLGQYGAKLKLHDSADPDFRLYAPLFRMEEYKKPEFSVRMDAPAKPVRLGQPIPVAIQADYYAGGPVSGGKATITITRTLGADVWTPYWKWSWLYDRYFSPYSIPFFPDAPLTVLEKTVPLNKDGKTSVELSTAQDARDFPSSNITYRVSVSVTDASLREVAASGQVIATFRPFNIFTTLNRGYAPAGTPVQASITAATADGAKIAHARGTCVLRHIRADGKRETLETWNIATGKDGEASLSFQTGESGLYALSTTLEDGHGNRVEETFQFLSYGKGKQNPFKINPLSITPDKKEYAPGDTARLLVTSDYPDARVWIFLRNSWKNESRSLVPLDRQTALVECRLTREDMPNMGVNAFTVRNGELHTASAELLIPPAGQILEPAVTPGKSQYRPGEQGNVSIQVKGPDGTPVRNGVVTLAIYDKALEYIARPNITEIAKTVWGSLNETGFLSLKKMTASGTQQDRGPDQPYFQSLLYRNYGPMERKAKGTVNGFAEAELDSGVDAAAGRVLATGAVAPAAAPVMAMAADKKGAKSDSHAAEQGNADVQENGSPHIQLRTHFADCIKWCGTLKTDEEGNVAVPVEMPDNLTTWKASAWVITPGLQVGQASAEFLTTKDFMVSMQAPRFFVEKDVVMLSALIRNRTDKNIRARVSISLKNSCLELLPADAPAVKGLSADSDNSAAREVDVPAQGQTVVNWWTSAVREGTAAVAMEAAAGSTGDAMQMNFPVLVHGMKQLHAESAAVLSGEQEKTLSISLPQQRRREESELVVKVSPSIALSMVEALPYLAEYPYGCVEQTLNRFLPALVVMDTLKQLGLNPGAALTSHRNLNPRDIRDKAFHDSVMKKLERNPVYDEAALKKMAARGISSLREKQLSNGSWGWFGGASEGDPVMTAHVAHGLKIASNTVNVPEGMLSKAVRWLRNYQERQTALLEKGDEYRKLEQLPDGPEKKEAIRKLGDYRLTASATDTLIYSVLAECGVKNLPMERYLFRDRLELPVISQIQLAEILLDAHRMDDFKKVMPIISQFLQQDDSLQTAWLRLPNEGYWWRWYGSGAATQAAYLKLMAKSDPGNPVTARLAKWLLDNRANGSYWDSTKDTADCLEALSAYLLQTREGMEDMEAEILYDGVPVKTVSSTKETLFTFDNAFRMSGKDLTDGSHVITIRRKKGRGNIYAHSTLSYFSQEDPIPAAGNAVTVERSYYRIRKETVKDGSVKDTQTDAGELVSQGRDLTRRTLLKDGDVIASGDTIEVVMTVKTKNDVEYLMLRAPKPAGCESRETASGYARLGTVFGYREIGDEEIRLFLSSLPMGQYQISHRLRAERPGRFSALPAVIEAMYAPELRGNSREHKIGISMP from the coding sequence ATGAACAGATTCTTTTCCGCTCTTTTTCTGGCGGCAGGATTGCTGGCCTCAGGAATGCCGTCTCCGGCGGACGCCTCCACCCCTCCGCAACAACATGCCCCTGCGGAAGTTAAAAGTTCCCCTGTTTCCCCGCAGCAAAGGAAGCAAGCTGTTGAAAACATTGAAAAGCTTCTGGGTAAAAGGCTGTTCAAAAAAGCGGCGGAACAGGCCCTGAAACAACTCCATGAATATGACGACCAATACAGCGGGACAGATCTGCTTCTTTACTGCCAGGCTCTTACCCGTCTCAATGTCCTGGATGATTCCATCAATCTGAATTCCATTTTGCAGGAACAGATGAAGCGTCACGGAAGCAACCCCCATTTCCTGATGGACGCCGCGCTCCTGTACCAGAACGCCTGCCATACGTTCAAACTGGTGGACGGCGCCTATATCCGCGGCGCCGGACCATGGGATGGGGAATATTCCGGAGAAGCAAGGGACCGAGTGGAAGCCCTGCGGTGCCTTGTCAAGGCCATGCGGCTGGCGGAAAAGGACAACAACATGAAACTTCTGGGGCAACTGCGCTTCATCACGGCGCAGGCGTTGCTGGTGAAAGGCAGCCGCTACAGTTCCCCTTCCCCCTTCCAAGCTTACGCCGCCCTGGGAAACCTCACCAGCCTGGAGGAACTGCCGGGGTACGTCGCCAGGGAGGAAGCCTCCCCGTTCCGGAACGTCGCCACCGTGCCCGTCGAGGTCAATGCCAAAACGGGGAAGCCGGAAGTCGTCTTTTATCATGCCTCTTCCTCCTGGGAGACGGCTAAAAACGACGGAGAACGCATGCGCTGGCTGCTGGACGCCGCCATTCAGGCGAATCCGGAACTAGCCAACCAGGTCAATTATTTCACCGCATCCTGGTGCCGCCGATTGTTCTCTTATGCCAATACGGCGCCGGATCAGGAATTCGTGTACGGTCCCGGCAACGCGGGAATGGTGGCGGGCGTCAACCCGGCTGAATTAAAAACGAACCAGACCGTCGTTAAAACCGACCGGACGGGCAACGGTAAATTCCTGCTCGCCACCCTTCCCCCGGATTATGATTTCATCCGGATTGCTTCCGCCGTCCGGATAACTCCGGAGCCGGATGATTACGTCAACGCCGCCCATCTGGCAGCGGACGAGTTCCTGGCCCGCAACCAGAGGCCCGCCGCCGCGCAGTTATTAGGAAAAGCCCTTCAGAACTGGAACGCGCAGTCCTGGGACAAGAAAGACAGGAAGGAATTTCTGAACGTGGCGGGCAACCTGAAGAAACGCATCGCCTCCATCACGGAACCCAACGGGACATTTGATACGGATAAAAGAACGCTGCTGGCAGGAGAACCGGTGACCGTCTCCTTCTCCTACCGCAACGCCTCCCGGGCTTGCGTAGCGGTCCGCCCCGTAGATATGAAGCGGTGGCAGGAGGAGCGCATGGACAAGATCCAGACCTCCAAAACGCTGGAAAAAGCTTACAGAAACGGGTATTCCAATCTGGGAAACCTGCTCTCCAACCTGCTGCATGACTCATCCTGTGCCCGCTATCTGGGGGAGGAAATCAAGGGGGAGGAAATAGCCCTGACTCCCGGGGACCGGCACCTGAACCATATCGCCCATATTCCCGTTCCCACCCGCAAGCCCGGCTGGTATCTGCTTACCGTCACCCTGGAAAATGGCTACCGGTTCCATCGCTTTCTCACTCTGTCGGACATGGTGCTGGTACGCCGTTCCGTTCCGGAAGGCAATCTCTGGTTCCTGGCGGACGCCGGAACGGGAATGCCCGTGGAAGGAGGCAGCCTGCGGTTCCTCCGCTACCGGCAGGATAAAACGCTCCAAAAACGCCAGGTAAAGGGGATCACGGACAAGGACGGAACCATGGTGGAAACAATACCTCCCCGCGATTCCAGCGCCTCTTCTTACAACATGTTCCTGGGCATCGCTTCCAAGGGGGAAAGTTATGTGCTGGCGGGAATATCTGACTACGGCTGGGAATCCGGCAATTACCTCATGGATACGGCCAACAAGGCCTCCGACTCCTATTCCTGCTTTTTCCTGGAAAGCCAGCCCGTGTACCGCCCCGGACAGACGGCCCGTTTCAAAGGCGTCCTCTTCCGCCCGGACATCGCGAATCCCGGAACAAAAGACTGCGCAGGGAAAAAACTGACGCTGACCATTGCCTCCCCAACAGGGGATGAAAGCATTTTCCCGCCAAAAACCGTTACGACGGATTCCACAGGCAGCTTTGAACTGGAACTGCTTATTCCCGCGGAAGCTCCGCTGGGCCAGTACGGAGCCAAGCTGAAACTGCATGACTCCGCAGACCCGGATTTCCGGCTGTATGCCCCCCTTTTCCGGATGGAAGAGTATAAAAAGCCGGAATTTTCCGTCAGAATGGACGCTCCCGCCAAACCAGTCCGGCTGGGTCAGCCCATTCCCGTCGCCATTCAGGCGGATTATTACGCGGGCGGCCCCGTAAGCGGGGGAAAGGCAACCATCACGATTACCCGGACGCTGGGAGCGGATGTCTGGACGCCTTACTGGAAATGGAGCTGGCTGTACGACAGGTATTTCAGCCCGTACAGCATTCCCTTTTTCCCGGATGCGCCTCTGACCGTCCTGGAAAAGACGGTTCCGCTGAACAAAGACGGAAAAACATCCGTAGAATTATCCACGGCGCAGGATGCCCGGGATTTCCCCTCCAGCAACATCACCTACCGCGTTTCCGTCAGCGTGACGGACGCCTCCCTGCGGGAAGTTGCCGCTTCCGGACAGGTCATTGCCACGTTCCGTCCGTTCAATATCTTCACCACCCTGAATCGCGGCTATGCCCCCGCCGGAACGCCGGTTCAGGCATCCATTACCGCGGCCACGGCGGATGGCGCCAAAATTGCCCATGCCAGAGGAACCTGCGTCCTGCGGCATATCCGTGCGGACGGCAAACGGGAAACTCTGGAAACCTGGAACATCGCCACCGGAAAAGATGGGGAAGCCTCCCTGTCCTTCCAGACCGGGGAATCCGGCCTGTATGCCCTTTCCACAACCCTGGAGGACGGGCACGGCAACAGGGTAGAAGAGACCTTCCAGTTCCTTTCCTACGGCAAGGGCAAACAGAATCCTTTTAAAATCAATCCCCTTTCCATCACTCCGGACAAAAAGGAATACGCTCCGGGAGATACGGCCAGGCTGCTCGTCACCTCTGATTATCCGGACGCCCGCGTCTGGATCTTCCTGCGAAACTCCTGGAAAAACGAATCCCGCAGCCTGGTTCCCCTGGACCGGCAGACAGCCCTTGTGGAATGCCGCCTGACCCGGGAAGACATGCCCAATATGGGCGTCAACGCCTTTACTGTCAGAAACGGAGAACTTCATACGGCTTCCGCCGAACTGCTGATTCCGCCCGCCGGGCAGATTCTGGAACCTGCCGTCACGCCGGGCAAATCCCAATACCGGCCCGGTGAACAAGGCAACGTCAGCATTCAGGTCAAGGGGCCGGACGGCACCCCCGTCAGAAACGGCGTCGTCACCCTGGCCATTTATGACAAGGCTCTGGAATACATCGCACGCCCCAATATTACGGAAATCGCCAAAACCGTATGGGGCAGCCTGAACGAAACCGGCTTCCTCAGCCTGAAAAAAATGACGGCTTCCGGAACGCAGCAGGACCGAGGTCCGGACCAGCCCTATTTCCAATCCCTGCTCTACAGAAATTACGGCCCTATGGAGAGAAAGGCCAAAGGAACCGTCAACGGCTTTGCGGAAGCAGAACTCGATTCCGGCGTTGATGCCGCCGCAGGCCGCGTATTGGCTACAGGAGCGGTAGCCCCCGCCGCCGCTCCTGTCATGGCTATGGCCGCGGACAAGAAAGGCGCAAAAAGTGATTCCCATGCAGCCGAACAGGGAAATGCGGACGTACAGGAAAACGGTTCCCCGCATATTCAACTGCGCACCCATTTTGCGGACTGCATCAAGTGGTGCGGCACGCTCAAAACGGATGAAGAAGGAAACGTTGCCGTCCCTGTGGAAATGCCGGACAATCTGACTACCTGGAAAGCCTCAGCCTGGGTCATCACCCCCGGATTGCAGGTGGGGCAGGCTTCCGCGGAATTCCTGACCACAAAGGACTTCATGGTCAGCATGCAAGCCCCACGCTTCTTTGTGGAAAAAGATGTCGTGATGCTCAGCGCCCTGATCCGCAACCGGACGGACAAAAACATCCGCGCCCGCGTTTCCATTTCCCTGAAAAACAGCTGTCTGGAACTTCTCCCGGCTGACGCTCCGGCCGTGAAGGGGCTTTCCGCAGATTCAGACAATTCAGCCGCGCGGGAAGTGGACGTTCCCGCCCAGGGGCAGACGGTCGTCAACTGGTGGACCTCCGCCGTCAGGGAGGGAACCGCCGCCGTCGCCATGGAAGCGGCGGCAGGCTCTACCGGAGACGCCATGCAGATGAACTTTCCCGTACTGGTGCACGGCATGAAGCAGCTCCATGCGGAAAGCGCCGCAGTGCTCTCCGGAGAACAGGAAAAGACGCTCTCCATTTCCCTGCCGCAGCAGCGGCGCAGGGAGGAAAGCGAACTGGTCGTCAAGGTCTCCCCCAGCATCGCCCTCAGCATGGTGGAAGCGCTGCCTTATCTGGCGGAATACCCCTACGGCTGCGTGGAACAGACGCTCAACCGTTTCCTGCCCGCTCTCGTCGTCATGGACACGCTCAAGCAGCTCGGCCTGAATCCCGGAGCAGCGCTGACAAGCCATCGCAATCTGAATCCCCGGGACATCAGGGACAAGGCCTTCCATGACAGCGTCATGAAGAAGCTGGAACGCAACCCCGTTTATGATGAAGCCGCGCTGAAGAAGATGGCCGCCAGGGGAATCTCCTCCCTCCGGGAGAAACAGCTCTCCAACGGTTCCTGGGGATGGTTCGGAGGAGCCAGCGAGGGAGACCCCGTCATGACGGCCCATGTGGCGCACGGCCTGAAGATTGCTTCAAACACGGTCAATGTCCCGGAGGGGATGCTTTCCAAAGCCGTCCGCTGGCTGAGAAACTATCAGGAACGCCAGACAGCTCTTCTTGAAAAAGGAGACGAATACCGGAAACTGGAACAACTGCCGGACGGCCCTGAAAAGAAGGAAGCCATCCGCAAGCTGGGGGATTACCGCCTGACGGCCTCCGCGACGGATACCCTGATCTACTCCGTCCTGGCGGAATGCGGCGTTAAAAACCTGCCCATGGAACGCTACCTGTTCCGCGACAGGCTGGAACTTCCCGTCATCAGCCAGATTCAACTGGCGGAAATCCTGCTGGACGCCCACCGCATGGACGACTTCAAGAAGGTAATGCCCATCATCTCCCAGTTCCTCCAGCAGGACGACTCCCTGCAAACCGCCTGGCTGCGCCTTCCCAATGAAGGCTACTGGTGGCGGTGGTACGGCAGCGGCGCGGCCACGCAGGCGGCCTACCTGAAACTGATGGCCAAGAGCGACCCCGGCAATCCCGTCACGGCGCGCCTGGCAAAATGGCTGCTCGACAACCGCGCCAACGGTTCCTACTGGGACTCCACCAAAGATACGGCGGATTGTCTGGAAGCCTTGTCTGCCTACCTTCTCCAGACCAGGGAAGGCATGGAGGACATGGAAGCGGAAATCCTGTACGACGGCGTTCCGGTTAAAACGGTTTCCAGCACGAAAGAAACCCTGTTCACCTTTGACAACGCCTTCCGCATGAGTGGAAAAGACCTGACGGACGGCAGCCATGTCATCACCATCCGCAGGAAAAAGGGCAGAGGGAACATTTATGCCCATTCCACCCTCAGCTACTTCTCCCAGGAAGATCCCATTCCCGCCGCGGGGAATGCCGTCACCGTGGAACGCTCCTACTACCGCATCCGGAAGGAAACGGTGAAAGACGGTTCCGTGAAGGACACCCAGACGGATGCAGGGGAGCTCGTCTCCCAGGGCAGAGACCTGACACGGCGCACGCTGTTGAAAGACGGAGACGTCATTGCCAGCGGCGACACCATTGAAGTGGTGATGACCGTGAAAACGAAGAACGACGTGGAATACCTCATGCTCCGGGCCCCCAAGCCCGCAGGCTGCGAATCCCGGGAAACCGCCAGCGGCTACGCCCGGCTGGGAACCGTCTTCGGCTACAGGGAAATAGGGGATGAAGAAATACGCCTCTTCCTTTCCTCCCTGCCCATGGGCCAATACCAGATCAGCCACCGCCTGCGCGCGGAACGTCCGGGACGCTTCAGCGCCCTTCCGGCCGTCATTGAGGCCATGTACGCCCCGGAACTCCGCGGCAACAGCCGGGAACACAAAATCGGCATTTCCATGCCATAA
- a CDS encoding iron-containing alcohol dehydrogenase: MLNFVYDNKTTLIFGKGTHHETGTLLKPLGKKILLHYGSGSIKRSGLYDAVTASLKAAGVEYEELGGVQANPTLPLVYEGIRLCREHGLGLVLAVGGGSVIDSAKAIALGVPYEGDVWELYLSKKQPQSDPLPVATVLTIPAAGSESSPNTVITNEETRRKLGYGSPKLRPVFSIINPELFFTLPRRQMANGVSDMMSHIFERYFTRTLHTDLSDSLCEATLRTIMKNARILNGDLNDYNAWAEIAFSGNIAHNNLLGVGREQDWGCHAMEHELSALYHVDHGAGLAVVTPAWMKYVSPKHQEIFVQFAVNVMGVEGSFREPEAIIREGISRLERFYRELGLPTTMEELDILPGDFPLMAEQAISVRGSVGSLEKLDVRDIQAIYKLGCSNLQHA, encoded by the coding sequence ATGCTCAACTTCGTTTACGATAACAAAACCACTCTTATTTTCGGAAAAGGCACCCACCATGAAACGGGAACCCTTCTCAAGCCGTTAGGCAAAAAAATCCTGCTCCATTACGGTAGCGGCAGCATCAAACGTTCCGGTCTTTACGATGCTGTCACGGCGTCCCTGAAAGCCGCCGGCGTGGAGTATGAAGAATTGGGAGGCGTTCAGGCGAACCCCACGCTCCCCCTGGTGTATGAGGGCATCCGCCTCTGCCGGGAACACGGTCTGGGCCTCGTGCTGGCCGTGGGAGGAGGCAGCGTGATTGACTCTGCCAAAGCGATTGCACTGGGCGTGCCCTACGAAGGGGACGTATGGGAACTATACCTTTCCAAAAAACAGCCTCAGTCCGACCCTCTGCCCGTCGCCACCGTGCTGACCATTCCCGCCGCAGGCAGCGAGAGCAGCCCGAATACGGTCATCACCAATGAAGAGACCAGAAGAAAACTGGGGTACGGATCCCCCAAACTGCGCCCCGTATTCAGCATTATCAATCCGGAATTGTTCTTCACGCTCCCGCGCCGCCAGATGGCCAACGGCGTCAGCGACATGATGAGCCACATTTTTGAGCGCTATTTCACCAGAACCCTGCATACGGACCTTTCCGACAGCCTTTGTGAAGCCACCCTGCGCACCATCATGAAAAACGCCCGCATCCTGAACGGGGACCTGAATGATTACAACGCCTGGGCGGAGATTGCGTTTTCCGGCAACATCGCCCACAACAACCTGTTGGGCGTAGGCCGCGAACAGGACTGGGGCTGCCACGCCATGGAACACGAATTGAGCGCACTGTACCATGTGGACCACGGCGCAGGCCTGGCCGTCGTCACCCCGGCGTGGATGAAGTATGTTTCCCCCAAACACCAGGAAATATTCGTGCAATTCGCCGTGAATGTGATGGGTGTGGAAGGTTCTTTCCGGGAACCGGAGGCCATCATCCGGGAAGGCATTTCCCGTCTGGAACGTTTTTACCGGGAATTAGGGCTTCCGACGACTATGGAGGAGCTGGACATCCTTCCCGGGGATTTCCCCCTGATGGCGGAACAGGCCATCAGTGTGCGCGGCTCCGTCGGAAGCCTGGAAAAGCTGGATGTCCGGGACATCCAGGCCATCTACAAACTGGGTTGCAGTAATCTGCAACACGCATGA
- a CDS encoding methylated-DNA--[protein]-cysteine S-methyltransferase, giving the protein MEAINIIRYLSPVGEMMIGSHGGKLCICDWAKEKRRSTIDRRICRRLNAEYEEGTSEVIEQAVSQLREYFQGERRAFDIPIVFTGSEFQNSVWGELMNIPYGSTISYAELARRIHHPRAVRAVASANATNPISIFVPCHRVIGSNQKLTGYGGGLDAKRELLALEGRVSGRMLVL; this is encoded by the coding sequence ATGGAGGCAATCAACATCATCCGTTATCTGTCGCCCGTTGGAGAAATGATGATTGGCTCCCATGGCGGCAAGCTTTGCATTTGCGACTGGGCGAAGGAAAAACGCCGCAGCACGATAGACCGCCGCATTTGTCGGCGTCTCAACGCTGAATATGAAGAAGGGACTTCCGAGGTTATTGAACAGGCGGTAAGCCAGCTCCGTGAATATTTCCAGGGGGAACGCAGAGCTTTTGATATACCCATTGTATTTACGGGATCGGAATTTCAAAATTCAGTCTGGGGGGAATTGATGAACATCCCTTACGGTTCCACCATTTCCTATGCAGAGCTGGCGCGCCGCATTCATCATCCGAGGGCTGTCCGGGCTGTAGCGTCCGCTAACGCCACCAATCCCATCTCCATTTTCGTGCCCTGTCACCGCGTCATCGGCAGCAATCAGAAACTGACAGGTTACGGCGGGGGGCTTGATGCCAAACGGGAATTGCTTGCCCTGGAGGGGCGGGTAAGCGGCAGAATGCTGGTCTTGTGA
- the tsaB gene encoding tRNA (adenosine(37)-N6)-threonylcarbamoyltransferase complex dimerization subunit type 1 TsaB: MQDVLLVLETSCVQSSAAAWSGERLLCQTAWRAERNHSSAIFKAVRQVLDALEGRRLKEIVVGSGPGSYGGIRVALAVADGLSLVHGSRVAAFSSWNGLDLLHGKACVMSDARRGGWTWGKLENGVLTDVPAVLSAEQARACVAECLEKGVPVFSTETAEHLTAREMSGIVPVCPSAGALGVAWMAQTEARREELLESPAEPLYIRAPHITRAKRPAWAVKA; the protein is encoded by the coding sequence ATGCAAGATGTCCTGCTGGTTCTGGAAACTTCCTGTGTGCAGTCTTCCGCTGCGGCTTGGAGCGGGGAAAGACTGCTGTGCCAGACGGCATGGAGAGCGGAGCGCAATCATTCTTCCGCTATTTTCAAAGCGGTGCGGCAGGTCCTGGATGCTTTGGAAGGGCGGCGTTTGAAGGAAATCGTGGTAGGTTCCGGTCCGGGCTCTTACGGCGGAATCCGCGTCGCGCTCGCCGTGGCGGACGGTCTTTCCCTGGTGCACGGTTCCCGCGTGGCGGCTTTTTCCTCATGGAACGGGCTGGATTTGCTGCATGGGAAGGCCTGCGTAATGTCAGACGCCCGGCGTGGCGGCTGGACGTGGGGGAAGCTGGAAAACGGCGTTCTGACGGATGTGCCGGCAGTATTGTCCGCGGAGCAGGCCCGCGCCTGCGTGGCGGAGTGTTTGGAAAAAGGCGTGCCCGTTTTTTCCACGGAAACGGCGGAACATCTGACCGCCCGGGAAATGTCGGGGATTGTTCCCGTGTGTCCTTCTGCGGGGGCGCTCGGAGTCGCGTGGATGGCCCAGACGGAGGCCCGCAGAGAAGAACTTCTGGAAAGTCCGGCGGAACCGCTGTATATAAGGGCTCCGCACATCACCCGCGCCAAACGTCCCGCATGGGCCGTGAAGGCGTAA
- a CDS encoding citrate/2-methylcitrate synthase, protein MSNDTFSERLAYPKGLKGIIANESALSDVRGEEGRLLYLGYDIDDLVEMCCFEEVVYLLLNKRLPNREELESIKKRLRSDRDLPQPILDFFKTATKSARPMSALRTAVSMLGMYDDRTKDAGQLKEIGLSLIAKVPVMVAYYYRLCQGLDLPPVREDLSEAEHFLWLLKGVEPDQDEAHILEVAYILHADHGMNASTFAARVCIATLSDMYSAITAAIGTLKGPLHGGANEGVIEMLKEIGTEDRVDSYIEDKLARKEKIMGMGHRVYRVLDPRAPHLRRMAIRLASRIGEPKWIRMSERIAKLVRERKGLNANVDFYSATVYYSIGIPSRLFTAIFSIARCSGWVAQVLEQMEDNTLYRPLTLYTGPKDRIPVPTIDMR, encoded by the coding sequence ATGAGCAATGACACTTTTTCCGAACGCCTCGCATATCCCAAAGGTTTAAAAGGAATCATCGCCAATGAATCCGCTTTGAGTGACGTGCGCGGCGAGGAAGGGCGTCTGTTGTATCTGGGCTATGATATTGATGATCTGGTGGAGATGTGCTGTTTTGAAGAAGTGGTTTATCTGCTTCTCAACAAGCGTCTTCCCAACCGGGAGGAATTGGAGAGCATCAAGAAGCGCCTCCGTTCCGACCGCGACCTGCCCCAGCCCATTCTGGATTTCTTTAAAACGGCCACCAAGTCCGCCCGGCCCATGTCCGCCCTCCGGACGGCTGTTTCCATGCTCGGCATGTATGACGACCGGACGAAGGACGCCGGGCAGTTGAAGGAAATAGGCCTCAGCCTCATTGCCAAGGTTCCCGTGATGGTGGCGTATTACTACCGTTTGTGCCAGGGGCTGGACCTTCCCCCCGTTCGGGAAGACCTGAGCGAGGCGGAACATTTCCTGTGGTTGCTGAAGGGGGTGGAACCGGATCAGGATGAAGCCCATATCCTGGAGGTAGCCTACATCCTGCACGCAGACCATGGCATGAATGCCTCCACCTTTGCGGCCCGCGTCTGCATCGCCACGCTTTCGGATATGTATTCCGCCATCACAGCGGCCATCGGCACGCTGAAAGGGCCGCTTCACGGCGGTGCCAATGAGGGCGTGATTGAAATGCTCAAGGAAATAGGCACGGAGGACCGGGTGGACTCTTACATTGAGGACAAGCTGGCGCGGAAGGAAAAAATCATGGGCATGGGCCACCGCGTGTACCGCGTGCTGGACCCCCGCGCCCCGCATTTGCGCCGCATGGCCATCCGCCTCGCCTCCCGGATCGGAGAACCCAAGTGGATACGCATGTCGGAACGCATCGCGAAACTTGTTCGGGAGCGCAAGGGATTGAATGCCAATGTGGATTTTTATTCCGCCACGGTTTATTACAGCATCGGGATTCCCTCCAGGCTGTTTACCGCCATTTTCTCCATTGCCCGCTGTAGCGGCTGGGTGGCCCAGGTGCTGGAACAAATGGAAGATAACACGCTGTACAGGCCGCTGACTCTTTACACGGGGCCCAAGGACCGCATTCCGGTTCCTACGATAGACATGCGGTGA